The Chloroflexota bacterium nucleotide sequence ATCCTGAAGGAATATATTAGCCCTTCACTTGTGGCTTCCATGATAGTAATATACAAGATTTTCAAAACGGTTACGAGCTCGGTAAAAATGAATCTGTGCCATTATTAATGTAGCAATACCGAGATTCGTTTAGCCTGTGGTACTTGAAAATGGTTTCCTATCACGCTTACATAGGATCTGGATTACGTGGCGGCCTGAATAGAGGCATGGCGGAACACCACCGCCCGGGAGTACCCACTGGCCGGCCATGTAGAAATTTGCCAAGCCAGGCAGCGTTCTGGGTATCGTGGTCATGAGCGCTTTTGGCGTCGGCAGCCATCCCATATAGGCCCCTTTGTGGTTCAAGGTGTAGCGCCAGGTGGTGTAAGGTGTGACGACATCGGTCACCTCCACCAGCGACGAGATGCCGTGATAATGCGCCTCAAGTCGCGCGAAGACTTCTTTTGCCACCCTCTGTTTTTCAGCATCATATCGCTGCCGGTCCTCTTGTAAATCGTTCCAAAAATCCCACTCCGTCTCCAGCATAACCTGGACCACTGTTTTGCCTCGCGGCGCAAATCCGGTGCCATAGTTGAAAATACGCAACGAGAAGCCGACAATTTCTTGAGTGCCTACGGTAATAGCATCCTTCAGCATTATAGAACTCATGTGAGGATCATCAGGAAACTCCCGTGCCACACCAAAGCTGACTATGAGCACAGGGCGGATCAACTTCCAATTGCAATACCGCTCTCTGGTTTTCTTGTTCACATAGCGCCCGCCCAGCATCTTAAAGATGGTACTGTGCCCATCGGCGGCGGAAATTATCACATCAGCCCGATGAGTGTTGCCATCGATCAGACTCACACCCACAGCCCGGTCGTCTTCCACAATGATTTCCTTCACAGTCGCTTCGTAGGTCATTGTGCCTCCGAGAGCCTTGTAGCGCTCCTCGATGGGCATGACGAAGCCCCGGCATCCTGTAGGGAGTAACCCTATTTGCCTGTCCGCTAGAAGTGCCATGAGCATGAACACGAACCAGACTGGAACCTC carries:
- a CDS encoding NAD(P)/FAD-dependent oxidoreductase codes for the protein MTEKSIIVIGAGLAGLSAGCYAQMNGYRCHIFEHHSKPGGVATAWKREGYLIDGGIHFLMGHRPGQPIFKLYRELGIQTDDFPTLITYGRFIDEASGVSLDITSDLERLRHDLKAIAPADAGLIDDLVAGACAMQGSTIFFEAGMGKPPELMNPLDLLRQFWSMRRTFKYFTGKYAKPLANYVLAAHSQLLRQILENLFLPEVPVWFVFMLMALLADRQIGLLPTGCRGFVMPIEERYKALGGTMTYEATVKEIIVEDDRAVGVSLIDGNTHRADVIISAADGHSTIFKMLGGRYVNKKTRERYCNWKLIRPVLIVSFGVAREFPDDPHMSSIMLKDAITVGTQEIVGFSLRIFNYGTGFAPRGKTVVQVMLETEWDFWNDLQEDRQRYDAEKQRVAKEVFARLEAHYHGISSLVEVTDVVTPYTTWRYTLNHKGAYMGWLPTPKALMTTIPRTLPGLANFYMAGQWVLPGGGVPPCLYSGRHVIQILCKRDRKPFSSTTG